The genome window CTTTGTACCAATGCTGCAACAACAAATAAATGAATGTtaggcctatatatatatatactagcaaGTACTCCTTGTAAGTTATATGTAtgcatacataaaaaaaaacgaTTGAAGATCATGAAAACATgcattttaacaaaaatgaaaagattaaaaacaataaaaatttaatggatCGTCCTTTCACGAATATACCTGGCGCTCATCATTTTTATCAATAGGTGCAAGAATAGCCACACCATCACCGACGGCCAGATTATAGTTGGGAGAAGCCCTGCAATACACTCTATAAGTAGGTTGGTTTGTTGCAGCCATGTTTGCAGCCATTGTTAACTGTACGTATAAGCTTGGGATGAGATAAGAATGGGATGGGTTTCTAGGGAGGCCTGCATGCCTTCTTATATAGGCTAAACGAAACAGCAATTAATTTACTACCGACATGAAATTTAGTTAATTAATGACTCTACCTATAATGAGTCTTATTATAATATAATGACCAATTTGGACTCGGATCCCCTCAAATAGCTTCCCTCAAGGGTCTCAAATACTCCCGGAAAATGATATCTGTACATAggttttttgtacataattgtacaTAGCCTATGTGGCATGACAAATCATTATGCCACATAGGagcattttaaataaaatatatatttctctttcctggttcttttgtaatttctttctctctcttatatgcattcactttcttgtttccttttgttatttcttttcttctttctctctccaccattttctctcttattttgCAGCTCCAAGCCGCAGGTTTCCATGGCCAATGGCCAAACTCCTCCATCCGACCACCATACCAACTGCCGCCACTCCCAAAAGAAGCATCATGTCCCCAGTAACAAAGCCCATCCATCATTAGCAATGGACAACTGTGGGAATCGCTCGATAATCCCCCACAATGTCATGACCACCGCCGCCTAAATGAGCTAGATCCGGCCAACTCCAATGACTTTTTGGCCAACCGTTGGTGCCTTTTGATTGACTGAACCAAGGGCAACATTTTGCAACCATTTTCGACCATAACAACCGCTGAAAGTGCCCGAGCCAGTTCTAGACCCAAACGGGTATTTTTGACTCAGCTTGGTTCTcgctaaatttttatttttcgacAATCATGAGAGTAGATTCTAAGAGAAAGAGACCAACTACTCTCATCTTTGTGTTTCTACAACCTTAGAGGATACGAGATTGGAATGTATTGTTTGAGCTCGACTTTGTAAAGCTCATATTTTTGGGTCCTTGGTTCCTGCAACAACAATAGCCAAATttattaaacaatgtaataagatactcgaacaatataataagaggTTGAAACAACGTAATAAGATGTtcgaacaatgtaataacattttaaacaacgtaCTGTTTGAGCTCTGCTTTGTAAAGTTCATACTTCAGCGTATTTGGTTCTTGCGAAAACAACGGCCGAATttattaaacaatgtaataagaggttgaaataatgtaataagaggttgaaacaatgtaattaaaggatagaacaatgtaataaattttaaacaacGTACTGTTTGAGCTCGGTTTTGTAAAACTCATACTTTTGGCCTTGGTTCATGCAAAAACAATGGTCGAATTTAATAAACAACTTAATAAGAAGCTGaaaaaatgtaataagaggCTGAAACCATGcgataaattttaaacaatgtaataagaagctgaaataatgtaataaaagcGATAAAACAATGTGACTAGAGACAGACGCAATGTAGTAAAATGTTTAAACAATGCAATAAGagttttaaacaatgtaatagtgTGTTATGGGTGAAATGAGGaagttttattaattttaattttgtttaaagaGGGAGAGCGGATTCCGACTTGTCTCACTAACATGAGCTCGATTCCGATGAGTTAAGCTTCCCACGGACAATTTGGACGTTCCTATAAAAACAATGTGATATAAGTATGGTTCAAtgagaaaataatgtaataaaaaaatcaaacaatgtaataaaatgtTTGAAAAATGTAGTAAGAaactgaaataatgtaataaatgttCGTGATTTAATTGTTCCagatcttattacattgttcacGAGAAAAGTGTAATTAAGAACGATCAAGCGAAACATATCGACAATAGATCTTGTTGAAAAGAGTTTTACATGCtgattatgaatatgtaatttttatggaaatcgaacatgtattttgagagatacaACGTTTTGAAATTCggttaaataaagaaaaagtaaagCAAGTGAGAGAAAAATACATATccatttttagttttaattttttttgaaatttgaatttgctTTGTCATCAacacatgtggcatgccacatgtgcTAGGTACCATTATGTACATAGATTCTATGTACAGCTAGCGGGACCGAATACTCCCATATGCAATATTTAGTAGAGAATGACTATTTATTTTCAACAATACTAGGGATCACAGTAATAATCATTCCAACAGTGTGTGTCATGCATTCATTGGGTGTGATGACATCATAAGAAGGGCCTTATTGAAAACCACATCCAATGAATGCATGTCACACACTGATGTGATGTTTCTGGGATGATTATCACTaggatctttattatttttaactTATTTTTGTATGTGCATCCCCATATATGCCTTTATCTCTAATGAAATCAACAACttgatatttaaaaattaaagaaaataatcaaCCATGGGAACATATATTTTATGACCACTTAACCAGTacctgctcttttttttttttactcccaTATGAAGTCAAGTCATACACACTTGAATTAGCATTAGTCATTAGATCTAGCAATATTAGAAATGAGGAATTTTATGGTTCATTTTATATAGACACAATTATGCATATAGTTCGGATTGTAATAAATTGCATGTGTTGACTGACAATATAACGTGCTGCATTAACTCCATGCACTCTTGAGTCTTAATTGGGGAAAACAAAATGTGCATGTCAACGTATTTTATTGTACGTATTAATTGATACTACGTACGAGCATTAACTAtccataaatacatatatatatatatatataatatttgttggaCACTTATTATATGGGTAAATGTTACTTTTTACCACTGAAAGATAGTTAATGTTACAATGCACTCCCTCATGTTACAAATTAATCACtcattttacaactttgttcacGGTTAAATTTGATGATGGGGAGCATGGGGAAGAGGGAAATAATGTTACTAATAACGGTGGGGAGGATGAAGATGACAATTTTAGTATAGTTACAAATTATGATGATCCATAATTTAGGATGGTCTATGAATCTAATGAATTAGACAATTTAACCTCTTTTAATAATGAAAATGGAGGTAGGACGCATAAGAAagtcaattcaaaatttaatccCAACTATGACATAAAAATTTCCAATTGTGAATTAGTTATGGAGTTAACTTGTATGAAATAGTTTAAGAAGAGGGGTGAATTGTATTTTTCACAAACATTAACTACTCAATAAAATCCTAATTGTGAAACGACTCAGTAAAATGAGTGACTTTATTTATTACGTTTGGAATGTAAGATACTGAGTTGTAACAAGACCTATCTATTACTaaccaaaattaaaatttactcTTTATTGTAGTGACCATACATCATTGCATGCTCATGGCGTAGGGTGCAAATTGTGTAAGGTTTTAAATGCTCTCCTGGTCCTATTGTTAAACATTACTAGAGAGGTAAAGTGGGCCGCTGCGTCGAGAATTCTGGCCTGGCCCGCAAAAGACAGCGAGTCATGCCAGGCCCAGGTAGTCGCAGGCCGGTCCACCAAAGGATAAAACAGCTAGTGTTTGCTTTTTCACCAACTTTGTCAACGAAATGACCAAAATGGCCCCTTAATATCTATAAAATGACTACGTTGGTCTTTGAAGGCTATTTTTATACTTTTGGCAAAAAAAATAAGACATCACTAAAAAACCAGAATACCATTCCCAATGGCGAAGACGCTAGTTTAAGGATATATCAGTCAACAGAAAATGAccaaaataccctaccaacaaGGTTGGGCTAAATCGGCTGAAGTATTTTAAACATAGGTGAAAGCTGTATTGCTTATTTGTCATGCAAAGAACCATAGTCGCTCGAAAGTAACGACACTAGTAAACTCCATTAACAATGGAGTACTCCCATAAACGTAACAAGCACAGTGGGTGATGATGCAACATTATCAAAGCAAATAATACCCTCTTCATTAGCTAACCCTACAAAATATGATGCCTGACACAACCATAACAAGACTATCTTTCCCGTAAAATCTAGAAAATCAACCATACAACAAAATTCAAAAGAGCAGTTATCAGACGCCCCTTCTTCATGCCGATTTTGTTTTGCCCGGCTTCTTCTTGAGTTGTCTCCTTGGAGTCGAGTTCTTCATGCCTATGAAAAAGAGCAATGCTCCCAACAGCGCCAATTCCTGCATCGAGGAATAAAAATTTCATAGATCATTCTTAATCTCGATTCTTGACCAAAACCTCCCAAACCAGATACTATTATCAGAAGATTAGAAGAAAAAGGTGTTGAATATGGAAGAAAGTGAACACTAACAGCTCCCATGGCAGCATAAATGCTAATTGCTAACCTGAGTGAACTTGGTAAAAAGTTGATGAAATTCTTTGTTGTCAGCATCATAGTTGTAGAAATCATACAAAATGGGAGTCAGGACTGCCTGATGCAGAAGCTGCACAAGAAGATGGCAACACTTTTATTACGTTGATTTTGTCGATCAATTTAGCTCAAAACAAGATATAGAAAGGAATACATACCAAAAGACAACCTCCAAGAGAGCTGCCAAATATGAAGAGGAGGCCTCCTATGCTCTTCAATGCGATAGCAGTAGCAGCTATAACCTTCATCTGTAAAACTCATAAGCGGACAATAAATTTGAATATGATATGGCAATGTACTTAACAAAGATTCATCCCAATTGTCAAGTTCAAAGAAATGTGAGTCACATATGTACTCACTTCAATTTGCGGTAATTCCATCCCAGTATGAGATCTCACATGATTCGAGAAAACATTGAATTTGGGTCTTAATGCCTTTGCTGCTGGCCCACCATCAATACCAAATTCATTAAATCTATAGATAAGAACAACCAATCAGCGCTCAAGATCTCAATAATACAGTAGAGTAGTTGCACTATTGAAGGACTACAATTGCAAGGATGAATGATTCACAAAATAGGAAACTAATGTCGATACATATAAAGAACTCAACACACTGAGTATAAGTCTATAAATTATGTGAGCATAAGTGATTGACATACAGATCTCAAACCACACTTTCTTTCCAAAATGACCAAAGCCCCAACCAACATGCCACCATCCGTCGAAACCACCAATTTAGTTGTAAGGAACTAGGGAGTATGAACAGTTATTTAATGAAAGTTGTGCAACAGCGAAGCATACTAGCTACACTCAAGTTCAATAGCCAAAAAAAACTCTGGCAAAGAGGATTTGATGATATATCTCTCTTGTTGTCCATTTGTAtagagaaaacaagaaagataACTAGATAATGCACATTAAAAGACAACTGGTAACATTCTCATGGTAGTGAAATCATAAAATCGAATCGGAATCGAATAAGGGTGTAAAATCGGAATCGtcaaatcgtaagattttacatacTATATAAAAACAAGCATAATTTTCAATATCAAGACATGTCATAATAATAACATAATGCAATAACAATTAGATAATGTCATACATGTTCAAAgttctaacgaaacattttttATCTCTTCTTTCCTCGTGTGGCCACACATCCAACGAaacattcacatttttgttaCATGCATTTTCTGGATCTACTTAATTTAAATCCTTTAATCTCTAAAGCTTATATCCACATCTCAAGCTTTGAGTTCACTCCcaatattgtctcatccacTAGAATGATATCATTTACAAATAATATGGACCAAGAcataagaaaatgaaacaatCTATAAAAAAGAACATCACTGTAaaactaaaaaagagaaaatagcAAATGAATATAAGCGTAAATATTAAGGCATAAGAATAAAtcgaaagaaaaaaaggtttccCATCAACAAGTAAGGTTtcgcttataaaaaaaaattgttagatTCCAAAGGCAGCTAAATAAAAACAGCTAACGAGCAAGAGTCAATAAACTCATTAGATCTGAAGCTGCGGTTATAAAGCCTTGAGTGAGAGCCAGCTCTCGGAGAGAAAAATAATCAACCCTGCGATCAATTCGGTCGCTGGAAAACCAGAGAAACAAACAACTAAAGTAATTTTGGATGATTTCGACAATAAGCAAACACCAAAGATTCAAAAAGCATCACCGTTTTTCCTTAACTTTTCTAGGCATACAAACACACAACCTCACTTAAACTGGACACGAAAATAACAACGATAACAGGCattttataaaagaaaagggaaggcGCGGATCTAGGGGACTTACTCTTGCCAAGCAGAGAGAATGAAGACCGAAGCGAAAAGAAGTCTCCCAGCAAACGACAGAAAAGCCATAGATGTTCCACCGAGAATCTCTGAATCTGCCGAAGCGAGTGTAGAAATCGAGACAATCAGAGAAATAGATGCAGCAAATCAAGCGGACGGCGCTTCCAGAGGGAAAATTTTGGGCCGGTGCCGCTCCATGCTCAAGGCAGTCGCATTAAGTTTCACACGTCGGTCAGCCAATCAGATTGGTTCTTTTAGAACAAAAGTGATGACCTGGTTAATGAAGCATAAAAACTGATGACGTGGCATAAGAAATTAGCCAGTCGTTAGCAGATGCCTAGTTGATGGGCCGGGTCATTATCCACTGAAATTGAAGGCCTGGGCTTCAGAGAGAATTGATATCGTGATGTCCACTTTgggtattaattaattattaaccCATAAATTAATCCACGAAACTTTCCATTAAAATCCGCTTGCCAGCGATGTCCAGCTGTCAAGCCATGATTAGCTCCgatttttttaccctacttttcGCGGGAAAAACTCAAAATTGAGTATAGGGAAAAGATAAGCCGCCAAGTCTTACTACAGTAAATTTGCTCTCGCGCCAAAATTGCTCCCTAATAAAAGCCATTGCCCACACGAAAACCTCCATTTTCTTCCATCATCTGCTCTCAATACTCTTCTTCCCGGCCGTGTATTGAGATCTCCTCTAACATGGAGGTCATggttaaagaagaagaaaccatCCAACTGATCACGGCTGTACTCGGATCTGTTCCCGAATCAGGTGTTTGCGGTGACATTCTTCAATCTAGCAACAACTCGGAGGCAAAACACGTCATCGACGATCGTGGCATTCCGAGCATCACGAAAACGGTCACCGGTACCGGGGTTCGGATATCAGCCTTCGTCAACAATGAAATCGAAGAACCGGAGTCGCTCCATGGGCTCAAGCTGGAGATCGCAGTAAAGGAAGAGCCGGATTTGGGGTTCGAGAGTATTGTCTCAGTGAAGGAACATGTAGGTTTGCAGTCGGCGGAACAGTTAGTGCCCGATACAGAGGACTCAATGGCTGTAGATGAGGTTCCCCCTTTATCGATTGTAACGGTGAAGGAAGAACCCGGTTTGGATTCTGAAAGTAAGGTGTTCGAGACGAGAGAAGTTGTTATGGAGCCTGAACAATTGGTGACCAAAACGGAGGAATCTTATGGGCCCGTGGAGGTTCTTTCAATATCGATTGTGACGGTAAAGGAAGAACCCGGTTTGGGTTCTGAAAGTAAGGTATCCGAGACGACAGAAGTTGTTATGGAGACTGAGAAACAATTGGCGACCAAAACGGAGGAATCTTCTAGGCCGGAAGAGGTTCTTCCATTATCGATTGTGACAGTAAAGGAAGAACATTATTTGGGGTCCGAGATGGTCTCTGTTAAGGAAGAAATAGATATTGAGTCTCTGAAACAAATATTACCATTATCGGTTGTTGAAGCTATGCCGGAGGAGGAATGTCTCAAAACGGAAAACAAGCAACATGAGAAGCCAAAAGAAACAGAGCCTGAAATGACGAAGAAGCAGCCTGATGGTAGCAATAAGCCACTGTTACCTCAAAAGAGTATCAAGGATATGACATTTGAAGAGTATTGTATGTTCATAGAAAACAGAGATAAGGGGCAAAAGGTGAATGCCAAAGGGAAAGGAGTACCTCAGTTGGGGCTTCAGAGGAAGTCAAGCACATGGAACATACGTGATTGCTGGTTGAGGGATCAATCCCTGGAGGATGGGGATTTCCAACTGGAGGATGACTGGCATCTTGTGGGGCGTACTATAGTTACCGGCATCTGCACCACAAAGGGCTGGAAACTGGTAGACAATGAGATTGTACACTTTGCTTTCCCTTCTGCTCATTCGCATTATAATGCGCAGTGGATTGTTCGTTTCTCTACCAAAAGATTCGGAGAGGTTATATTCATCTTTAATCTCTTTAGATAAATTTATGTCTTTTCACTAATTCTTTTGTAGTacttatgcttttattttaaaGAGCAAAGAGTAGTATGGTTATCCTATGTTTTCTTTTTAGATTGGGAGACTGCCAATGGAATGGGGTAAATGTCTTGTTCCGcttgtttcttcttcaaagGTGAAGGTTCTTGGTAGATGTATATTTGCTCCTTCAACCCTTCATATGATGCAGGAAATCATGCTATATGTAAGGTAGGAGTAGTCATTAGCTGGTTGGTTCCGTACTTGccttttgtttgtttctatACATGGTTTTAGGCAAGCTGAAGTCAGATTTGTGTGCGTTCAATTGGGTTTATTGGGCTTTTATTGTGGCAGCTTCTTTATACACCAGTCAATATTCACTGAAGGTGATACGTCTACATGGAGATTGGATTCCCCCTCAAAAATTGACTCCACGATCCATCCTCTCCTCACCCtattcaaatttttaaaattaaaaccatGTCAGAAGGTGTTTGTATCTCCCCTGTGGTCATTTTGTGGTTCAGCTTTCTATCAGACGTGATATTAATGTTGTTCTTGTGTTTCGCTTTAAACAGGCTGAATTCACTCCAGAAGAGCTTGATTCTCGGAAACGCTCACTGAATCTTGAGGTATGTTAGTCTTTCAAACCTagccttttgtttctttctcttcaATTTTCATAATCTCAGTCGCTTGAATAATTGGAGCTGCTGGATATAATCCTTGAGTGCCACTAAAAATGCTTTACTTACTCATGACAGGTTTATATTTCACTTTTAGTGTTGATTTATTATGCATTGACCAATGGATGTTTTAcccatcaaaaaaatttcaagaaagCCTTTCCTTGCATTAGTAAATGACATTAAAATCACAAACCTACTGCTTTTTCCTTAAAGAATTATTCTTGTACACGTGGGAAATTTCAAGCATATGGTTGAGCTCCACAACATGCTCTGTTGAGTACTTGAGTTCTAGGAGTAAAGACAAGTGCATTACAAAAGCAAATATCTATGGTTTTTGAAGCAGGATGATACAGATGCTGCAGCAATGTTGCCTATAGTTAAACGAAGGATGGGTTGCCAGCAGTATCCAGAACAATCCAAAGACGAACAAGCTATTTCAGAATCATCTCTGAATAAGATTGTTGGCACTGCAGAAGTGTACAACTTGGAGGTATCCAACTCTATAGTGTtggttcttttatttatttgttcagaATTTTTTGGAAATGAAGGTTAAGAAAtcgtgttttttttcctttttaatcattttgtaTCTCCTTTTTGAAACTATGTAGGAGATGGAACCCCCAAGTACACTCATGTGTGAACTAAGGCCCTACCAGAAACAAGCCCTCTATTGGATGTCGGAATCAGAGCAGGGGATTGATGTTGAAAGAGCAGCAAAAACTCTTCATCCATGCTGGGCAGCATATCGTATATGTGACGAGTATGTGGTTTTTCCGGTAGCTAAACAACTCTGGTATTAAAATAAAAGTGGAGAGACAATTTTCAGAAATTGAACCATGACCTTTAGGTTGTATCCCGGAAAAATTACCACTTTGCCACATTAACCTGTAAAAAAAAGTGAAggctaattttgtttttttatgagaaaacaaaaaaaaacaattgaataGGAAGTAGGTTTAAACTTGGTGGTCTTACTAGTTAGATTTGTTGTATAGTTAATGTCTTCACAAGTTTGCACTTTGACAAAAATTGTTCTTTAGCAGGAGGGCTTCTTCAATATATGTGAATATATTTTCAGGGGAAGCAACTACTCAATTTCCCACTGCCACACAAATGGCAAGAGGAGGGGTAATTTCCTGAGAATAATCTGTGTTTCAAGTTGTTGTCTATGTTACTGTAAATTATTCTATTGAATTTTTGTCTATTAACTAATGCATCATTTGTTTTGGGTAACAACGTATAAAATTAATATCATGTTACTGACATGGTAATTGCGTATGTAGATTTTAGCGGATGCTATGGGTCTTGGGAAGACTGTTATGACAATAGCTCTAATACTTGCAAGGCCAGGCAGAGGAAGCTCTCATAACCAAGAACTCGTCTTGAGAGCAGCAGATGATGCAGGAAACTCGAAAGGAAAAAATGGTGCTCGTGTGAACACTCCATCTAAAGCAAATGGTGGTACTCTTATTGTTTGTCCCATGGCTTTGTTAGGCCAATGGAAGGTGACTTTTCTGAtatatttttatgcattttgattCTCTAGTCCGCTTCTTTTCATGATGTTCTTGCATTAGAAAGAATCTTTGGCAAAAGCCTAATTTACTTACTGATTTTAAATTTGAAAGGAACAAGTGATTATtaattttccttcaacattGTTCATTTGATAATTTCAGGATGAGCTTGAAACCCATTCAGAGAGGGAAACTCTTTCCGTTTTTGTTCATTATGGTGGAGATAGAACCAATAACCCCATGGTGATATCAGGATATGATGTGGTTTTGACAACATATGGTGTCTTAACCGCCTCTTACAAAAATGTAAGGAAATTCttgctttctttcctttttcctgTTTTTAGTTTCCTCTTATCTTCACTtacaaaatttaatattaaagtGGAATTCTTGAAATGTAATGTAGGATGGAGAGTGCAGCATTTATCATATGGTTGATTGGTATAGGGTGGTGTTAGATGAAGCTCATACCATTAAATCCTGGAAGACTCAGGGTGCCCAGGCTGCCTTTACCTTGTCCTCTCACTGCCGGTGGTGTCTGACAGGAACCCCGCTTCAGGTTCAGATTGGTTCTTCTTTAATATGATGAGTTTGCAATAGCAGCATAATCGCTTTTACACATGGgaatttgaaatgaaatgaagTTCTTAACTTTAAAagcattttttttgttataattcATCAAGTTTAAGCCCTCAAATTGATTTGTACTCGTTACAGttttttgaaaatgaatatttttgcattctatttaatatttaacgATCATATTGgtcatccatttttttttctcttttgagctTATTTGTCGTCTGTTGCAACAGAATAATTTGGAAGACCTCTACAGCCTTCTATGCTTCTTGCATGTGGAACCTTGGTGCAACTGGGCATGGTATGATAAATcaatttgaatttcaattatttGAAATATCTTATCTTTTTTCTGTTTACTGAACAACGAAAAGATAAGGGTGACGATTTATACTTTAGCTTAGATAGtactttttaatttatttctgtAGCTCTTAGGTTGTTCATCACCACcactttgttgatataactTTGCTCTTGATAGGTGGAATAAATTGATTCAAAGGCCTTACGAAAATAATGATCCAAGAGGACTGAGGTTGGTTAAGGCTATTTTAAGGCCACTGATGTTAAGAAGAACTAAGGATACAGTGGATAAAGAAGGAAGGTGACTATAGGCTTCCTCCCTCTTTTATTTCATTCTGCTGCGAGCAtcgccttttctttttctgatggTGGTGTGTTTGGTTATAGGCCCATACTTGTCCTCCCTCCCATCGATATCAAGATCATTGAGTGTGAACAATCCGAAGCTGAACATGACTTTTATGATGCCTTGTTCAGAAGATCCAAAGTAAAGTGTCTTAACTGCTCATTTATCTATGTCTTTCACTCATAACTGAGAATGAACTTATGTAATACAGATAATTTAAAGCTTTTGTAATCTCTTGTGCTATGTGAAACAGGTCCAGTTTGATCAATTTGTTGCACAAGGGAAGGTTCTTCACAACTATGCCAATATCCTTGAGCTACTACTGCGTTTGAGGCAGTGTTGCAACCACCCATTTCTTGTTATGAGGTAGTTGACTGAGGTCCACATATAATGCTTTCCCATGTTAGCTAACCTTTTCCCACAACATTGTctcatttctttatttataatCAATTATGAACTCATGCAGTCGAGCGGATTCACAACAGTATGCAGACTTGAACAAACTCGCAAGAAGGTTTGTGGAAGTGAATTTTGAGTCATCTACTCCAAGGCAGGGAGCCCCAACCCAAGCATACATTGAGGAGGTTGTTGAGGATATCCGTAGGGGTGAAAACAAGGAGTGCCCAATATGCCTAGAGTATGCAGATGATCCTGTACTCACACCATGTGCTCATAGAATGTGCAGAGAATGTCTTCTCACCAGTTGGAGGACCCCAATAACCGGGCTATGCCCTATTTGCCGTACATTGTTAAAGAAAACCGAACTCATTACATGCCCAACAGAAAGCAAGTTTCGAGTAGATGTTGAGAGAAACTGGAAGGAGTCTTCAAAGGTTTCAAAGCTCTTGGAATGCTTGGAAAAAATTAAACGGTCAGGTTCTGGTGAAAAGAGTATTATTTTTAGTCAGTGGACATCATTTTTTGATCTCCTGGAAATTCCATTGCAGAGGAGAGGGATCGGATTCTTAAGATTTGATGGGAAACTGGTGCAGAAGCAGAGGGAAAGGGTTTTGAAGGAGTTCAGTGAAACCAATGAAAAAATGGTAAGCAGATAGTTAGTAGTTTATCTTTTATCCTTCTACTTTCTAGGTGCTCCAACATCAAACAATGTTAACCTTTTCAGATATTTTACCCTTCAGGTGTTGTTGATGTCTTTGAGAGCTGGTGGTGTGGGCTTGAACTTAACTGTAGCTTCAAATGTATTTTTGATGGTAAATTTCCACATCACTTAAACAATTTCCTTTTCTAGAACTTCACAAAAAGTTCTTCTATTGATGTTAAATCTCCTCCTACTATTCGAAACGTTAGGATCCCTGGTGGAATCCTGCTGTAGAGGAGCAAGCAATCATGCGAATCCATCGCATTGGACAAAAGCGAAGAGTACATGTTAGAAGATTCATTGTCAAGGTAAGGTTCATGGGATTGAATACATTATTTACGTTAAAATTGACAAGATAAATTACTGGTTAATATCTTGAGCAAGTAATAAAATGGAGCAAATATGCAGGACACAGTGGAGGAGAGAATGCAGCAGGTCCAGGCAAGGAAGCAACGCATGATTGCGGGCGCCTTGACTGATGAGGAGGTTCGATCAGCCAGGATTGAAGAGCTCAAAATGTTATTTAGATAAGTTGTCTTATTTCAACTTTCTGGTTTAGAAATTGGATGTATAGCCTTTATCATaatggtttgaactttgaaggaaT of Tripterygium wilfordii isolate XIE 37 chromosome 13, ASM1340144v1, whole genome shotgun sequence contains these proteins:
- the LOC120012075 gene encoding DNA repair protein RAD5B-like isoform X4; translation: MEVMVKEEETIQLITAVLGSVPESGVCGDILQSSNNSEAKHVIDDRGIPSITKTVTGTGVRISAFVNNEIEEPESLHGLKLEIAVKEEPDLGFESIVSVKEHVGLQSAEQLVPDTEDSMAVDEVPPLSIVTVKEEPGLDSESKVFETREVVMEPEQLVTKTEESYGPVEVLSISIVTVKEEPGLGSESKVSETTEVVMETEKQLATKTEESSRPEEVLPLSIVTVKEEHYLGSEMVSVKEEIDIESLKQILPLSVVEAMPEEECLKTENKQHEKPKETEPEMTKKQPDGSNKPLLPQKSIKDMTFEEYCMFIENRDKGQKVNAKGKGVPQLGLQRKSSTWNIRDCWLRDQSLEDGDFQLEDDWHLVGRTIVTGICTTKGWKLVDNEIVHFAFPSAHSHYNAQWIVRFSTKRFGEIGRLPMEWGKCLVPLVSSSKVKVLGRCIFAPSTLHMMQEIMLYVSFFIHQSIFTEGDTSTWRLDSPSKIDSTIHPLLTLFKFLKLKPCQKAEFTPEELDSRKRSLNLEDDTDAAAMLPIVKRRMGCQQYPEQSKDEQAISESSLNKIVGTAEVYNLEEMEPPSTLMCELRPYQKQALYWMSESEQGIDVERAAKTLHPCWAAYRICDERASSIYVNIFSGEATTQFPTATQMARGGILADAMGLGKTVMTIALILARPGRGSSHNQELVLRAADDAGNSKGKNGARVNTPSKANGGTLIVCPMALLGQWKDELETHSERETLSVFVHYGGDRTNNPMVISGYDVVLTTYGVLTASYKNDGECSIYHMVDWYRVVLDEAHTIKSWKTQGAQAAFTLSSHCRWCLTGTPLQNNLEDLYSLLCFLHVEPWCNWAWWNKLIQRPYENNDPRGLRLVKAILRPLMLRRTKDTVDKEGRPILVLPPIDIKIIECEQSEAEHDFYDALFRRSKVQFDQFVAQGKVLHNYANILELLLRLRQCCNHPFLVMSRADSQQYADLNKLARRFVEVNFESSTPRQGAPTQAYIEEVVEDIRRGENKECPICLEYADDPVLTPCAHRMCRECLLTSWRTPITGLCPICRTLLKKTELITCPTESKFRVDVERNWKESSKVSKLLECLEKIKRSGSGEKSIIFSQWTSFFDLLEIPLQRRGIGFLRFDGKLVQKQRERVLKEFSETNEKMVLLMSLRAGGVGLNLTVASNVFLMDPWWNPAVEEQAIMRIHRIGQKRRVHVRRFIVKDTVEERMQQVQARKQRMIAGALTDEEVRSARIEELKMLFR